The region ttcccaccctcccttccctgtctGTCCTCCCCACCGTAGCCGCCAGAGGGCGCCTGTGAGCAGCTGACTCAGACCCCGCCCCTTCTGCTCACAGCCCTCCAGGGGCCCACCTCCCTTGGGGCAAAAACCCAAGTCCTCTTGtggcccacaaggccctgcacgacccatcccctccctgccctcccctcctccctctctccacctcGCTCACTGTGCTCTAGCCACAAGGGCCTCGTTGCTGTCCTTCCACCATGCCAGGCacagtcctgccccagggcctttgcacaaggATGCTCCTCCCCATACGCCTAGAACTCCCTGACATCCTCCAGGTCTTGGGTCCCACGTCACTTCAAGGCAGCCCTTCCTGACTTCTCGCCCCAGTCAGGCCTCCCCAAGTGGTGTCCTTCACACCCTTTGTACACATTTATTCATGAGATGATTCATGTGGCTCATGTTGTCcccagctccatgaggacagaggaCCAGGCCAGCTTTCAGTCCCAAATCCTGGGCTTCTACAGGGTGCAAACTCAGGTCTAGAACCATCTGGGGCTGGAACCCTAGGTTCTGAGGGTCTGAATTACAGGGATTCCAGgctctctctctgccctgtcTGCTCACATCCCCCCGATCCATCTGTGTGTCCTCAGCACCCGGCCCAGGACAGACTGTTGGCTCAGTAAATAAATGGGTGCTCGAGGTGGGGAATAACCCGGTCTCCCTGGCTGTGAGGCCACCGGGGCGGGGTCTTCTGTTCTCATGGAATTAGCAGACCTGGGGCAGCGCCTGGGGCACAGCACGGCCTCAGCACAGCTCATTAAACGCAAGAACAAATGGATAGGGGTACTCACGAGCAGGGGTGCAGGCTCTGGATGGCCATGACTGCCAGCCCATTGGCCACCTTGTCCAAGAAGCTCATGGCGCCATACACGAAGGCTCCGCTGTGCTGGGGGGGCACGAGCAGGGGGTCAGCATCCCAGGCCTCGGCCCTGGTCCCCAACCCCAACCCGGACTGGCTCAGCGGCCCTACCGTATGGGGGCCGATGAGGTCAGCTGTCATGGCCAGCGAGGTGACGAGGATGGTGGCACAGCCCATGCCCAGCAGCACAGCCACCACATACACAGCCACACCCAGCTCATCTGCCAGTGCCACCCAGGCTGCGAAGGCCAGGATCACCAGGAGGCCCACAAAGTAGGTCATCTGCAGAGAGCCCGGCCCAGCATCAGGCCCACCTCGCTGGGCAGCCCTGAGCCTGGCACTTGCCCTTTCTGATCTTCAGTCCGGCCCCCAACCCCAGCAAAGGCGGGGCTTTGAGTTGGGTTATCCCTAAGGAGCCCCCAGCTCTGACCTCAGAGGATTTTGAGCCTCAGAGGTGCTCCGAGCTCCAGGGAGCAGATGTTCTAGGGCTATGCTGTTACAGCTGCCACTAGAGGTGGGCGGCTACTTGGGTCTCAACGCAACtcaattaaaaggaaacaaaatgaagcattcagttcctcagtcacgcCGGCCACCCTCTGGCTCCCACGCTGGGCCGTGGTCTGGAGTCGCCCAGGTTGCACAAGGCACACTACCCTCTGCCCGGCCTACTCACATTCCTCCCGATGCACTTGTTGACGGGCttcagaaggaaggaggagaggaagccgCTGAGGTACATCACCAGTGGGATGGTGGCGATGAACTTCTGTCGGGGCAGAGTGGGCACAGGCGTGTGAGGAGTGGCTCATCAGCCTCAGGGCCCCGCACCCCCGCCACCCGGCCGGCTCACCTTAGGCAGGTTGAGGGAGTAGGTGAGGTACATGGCCATGTATGTCTGGGACAGGTTCACAATGAGCCTCGTGCTCATGTACAGCGAGCCTACCTGTAAACAGAGGGACGGGTCAGAGGGGGCCCTCCTCTACTCCCATAAGCGGGGAGCACTGGGGGCCAACGGGAGTAACCCTGCAGCTGGCACCCGATCCATTAGTAGTGACTGCCTAGCTGGTCAGGTGGAGAAGAGAGCAGTGACATTAGTAATGTCTGCCCTGGGTGTGGCTGGAGAAGGGGCTACGTTTTGCTCCAATGTCTGCCATCCCTGCCTGCAGCCGCACAGAGTAAGGGCCTGGTGGGAGAGGGGCATCAACTCCAACAGCCTCTGCCCCTGTGACATACCTGATAAAAGGCTGGCTCCCGAAGCCAGTGTTTCCAGAGCAGCAAGGGCCGGGCAGTAGCAGGGGCCAACAGAGGGCTGTGTTCATCTGGCTCCTCCACCTGCCGCCGGCGCCCCTCCCTGGTGCCCAGGTGGAACAGCAGTGAGAAGACAGCTCCAATGCCCACCACCAACAGCGAGAGGTTCTGGGGACCGGGCAGGAGAGGGGTCAGCAGCGACTCTCGGCCCAAGCCCTGAGTTCAGGGCCTTGGGGTTGTCCCACCCGGGCAGCAGCCAGCCTTGGCCCACCCCGGGCCCCAGCTCACCCGGAACACCGGCACATCTTGGACCCCCAGCTGGTCATAGACATCCTGGGTGGACCCCATGTGGGGAGAGCCCTGCAAGTGGAGCAGAAGCCAGGCAGCCCCATAGACGGTGATGCTGGCCACCACGGTGAAGGCGTACCTGCCAGGGCACAGGCAAGGCCTCAGCAGGGCAGCCCGGGAGCCACGCAACCACTTACTCCCCAGGCAGGCGTACAGTCAGAGCGTCTGGGGAACCTCCGGCCAGGTGATTTCAGCCACCAACACACTGGGTAGCCCAGGAAAGCCTCtgctggcctcagtttccccagcgtGCACGTATCTGATTTCTCTGGCCCAAGACCCCACCGTGAGGTCCCATCTGCCTGGGGCCTGAATGTAGAGACTCAGCAAAGCAGGGCCAAGTCAGGCCTGCAACCCAGAAGCCTGAGAACCCAAGATACTCAGAAATCCTGGGCTTCAGCTGGGCAAGGGCTCCATGGTCTAGAGTCATCCGAGTCCACTCCTGCCTGCAGCCCCAGAGCCATGGCCTGCCTAGGGCCCTGGCCGGGGCGAGGAGCCTCTGGATCTCACCAGGAGTCCACTTCCCTTTCTGAAAGTGAGAACAAGAACACCCGCAGAAGTCAAGGCGAAAATGACACGAGGCAGGCGGTAAACCACTTGCGGGTAGAAAGCGCCCAGCCTCTACCGGGCCCAGCCTGTCCCCCTCAGCTGGGGCCCTCGGGGGCCCCAGGCATTGAGCAACCCCCGCCGTTAGTGCCCGCAG is a window of Globicephala melas chromosome 3, mGloMel1.2, whole genome shotgun sequence DNA encoding:
- the MFSD12 gene encoding major facilitator superfamily domain-containing protein 12 isoform X4 — its product is MGGQFSRSWSPGGTKDPPHLFLWGTICVLLSFPFIFSPCLGCNATTPEWVALLYYGPFIVIFQFGWAATQIAHLSLIPELVTNDHEKVELTALRYAFTVVASITVYGAAWLLLHLQGSPHMGSTQDVYDQLGVQDVPVFRNLSLLVVGIGAVFSLLFHLGTREGRRRQVEEPDEHSPLLAPATARPLLLWKHWLREPAFYQVGSLYMSTRLIVNLSQTYMAMYLTYSLNLPKKFIATIPLVMYLSGFLSSFLLKPVNKCIGRNMTYFVGLLVILAFAAWVALADELGVAVYVVAVLLGMGCATILVTSLAMTADLIGPHTVGPLSQSGLGLGTRAEAWDADPLLVPPQHSGAFVYGAMSFLDKVANGLAVMAIQSLHPCSSELCCKACVAFYHWVMVAVTGGVGVAATLALCSLLVWPVRLRSCELQAPPPHKSPKPAMGV
- the MFSD12 gene encoding major facilitator superfamily domain-containing protein 12 isoform X1, with translation MGPGPPAAGAGAPPRPLSLVARLSYAVGHFLNDLCASMWFTYLLLYLHSVRAYSSRGAGLLLLLGQVADGLCTPLVGFEADRAAGRCARFGPRKAWHLVGTICVLLSFPFIFSPCLGCNATTPEWVALLYYGPFIVIFQFGWAATQIAHLSLIPELVTNDHEKVELTALRYAFTVVASITVYGAAWLLLHLQGSPHMGSTQDVYDQLGVQDVPVFRNLSLLVVGIGAVFSLLFHLGTREGRRRQVEEPDEHSPLLAPATARPLLLWKHWLREPAFYQVGSLYMSTRLIVNLSQTYMAMYLTYSLNLPKKFIATIPLVMYLSGFLSSFLLKPVNKCIGRNMTYFVGLLVILAFAAWVALADELGVAVYVVAVLLGMGCATILVTSLAMTADLIGPHTVGPLSQSGLGLGTRAEAWDADPLLVPPQHSGAFVYGAMSFLDKVANGLAVMAIQSLHPCSSELCCKACVAFYHWVMVAVTGGVGVAATLALCSLLVWPVRLRSCELQAPPPHKSPKPAMGV
- the MFSD12 gene encoding major facilitator superfamily domain-containing protein 12 isoform X2 produces the protein MGPGPPAAGAGAPPRPLSLVARLSYAVGHFLNDLCASMWFTYLLLYLHSVRAYSSRGAGLLLLLGQVADGLCTPLVGFEADRAAGRCARFGPRKAWHLVGTICVLLSFPFIFSPCLGCNATTPEWVALLYYGPFIVIFQFGWAATQIAHLSLIPELVTNDHEKVELTALRYAFTVVASITVYGAAWLLLHLQGSPHMGSTQDVYDQLGVQDVPVFRNLSLLVVGIGAVFSLLFHLGTREGRRRQVEEPDEHSPLLAPATARPLLLWKHWLREPAFYQVGSLYMSTRLIVNLSQTYMAMYLTYSLNLPKKFIATIPLVMYLSGFLSSFLLKPVNKCIGRNMTYFVGLLVILAFAAWVALADELGVAVYVVAVLLGMGCATILVTSLAMTADLIGPHTVGPLSQSGLGLGTRAEAWDADPLLVPPQHSGAFVYGAMSFLDKVANGLAVMAIQSLHPCSSELCCKACVAFYHWVMVAVTGGVGVAATLALCSLLVWPVRLRSWHPGAQP
- the MFSD12 gene encoding major facilitator superfamily domain-containing protein 12 isoform X3; translation: MGPGPPAAGAGAPPRPLSLVARLSYAVGHFLNDLCASMWFTYLLLYLHSVRAYSSRGAGLLLLLGQVADGLCTPLVGFEADRAAGRCARFGPRKAWHLVGTICVLLSFPFIFSPCLGCNATTPEWVALLYYGPFIVIFQFGWAATQIAHLSLIPELVTNDHEKVELTALRYAFTVVASITVYGAAWLLLHLQGSPHMGSTQDVYDQLGVQDVPVFRNLSLLVVGIGAVFSLLFHLGTREGRRRQVEEPDEHSPLLAPATARPLLLWKHWLREPAFYQVGSLYMSTRLIVNLSQTYMAMYLTYSLNLPKKFIATIPLVMYLSGFLSSFLLKPVNKCIGRNMTYFVGLLVILAFAAWVALADELGVAVYVVAVLLGMGCATILVTSLAMTADLIGPHTHSGAFVYGAMSFLDKVANGLAVMAIQSLHPCSSELCCKACVAFYHWVMVAVTGGVGVAATLALCSLLVWPVRLRSCELQAPPPHKSPKPAMGV